ATTCAATTATCCATCTTTCTCCtttgttttttaattattagaattaaaaattatatataatttaacttatttatgatattaacgactttaaggatatttaagtcattttgacaacaaaaaaaataataacaacacttgtttaccaaatacatcaacaactttttttagtttcatcaCTTCTATCCATACACTTATTTACTTAATTTATAAGAACTTATATTCAGCCTTTAAGCACATAAgctaaaaacttatttttttaaaatcatatccAAACGGGTTCTTAAATACAACTTAAAAAGTACAAAGGGGAGTTGaaaaataaattgttattttcaCGATCAAAAGATTGActgtcaaataaaataaacaaaacccCCCCAAAAAACGAATAATATTTGGCGTAACTATTTCAGTTCAACTTTAGAGCGCACAAGGGAGCATGTAGGGGTGTGAATCAGTCGGTAcaatttgattttatatattatcaatTCGATttattgattcttgatttttaaacaTGCTAAactaataatcaaatcaataagatttttttttatccgTTTTTGATTtctcgatttttagtccttatcGATTCAGTTTTCGATTTGATcgataaaaaaatactcataaaatagaaatagtaacaactaacataaaaaaaaactgaatCTTAATTGCAACAAAATCCTATATGATGTGTTTGATTTACAAGAattttcaagtttgaactaaatatttGTTCAAGAAATTAAACAGGTTTGTTAGTTTgcagaaattaaagagaaattaagggaaatatatatatatatatatataaagagagagaatagtgataaaatagtaatttagcatattcttattggattatcgatttaaccaataacacaataagaaaaaatcaaaatcgaaatcgaatcaataatccaataaaatttttataaaatcctTAAAAAACCGTTAACCTAATAAGAATAAATCAatatcatttttatcaattcGATTTATTGATCAATTTAATTTTGGCACAACCCCAGGAGCATGATATCTACAGTTCTTAAAAAttactctctccgtttaaaaaaaaatgacctaattGGACTTGACacgaaatttgaagaaaataaaaaaaacttttgaatcttatgttcttaaattaaaaatatatcaaatgtcctaaaatgtccttcaatcttgtgcTTTATTGCGTAGAAATTTACTCCATCTATTTTGTATTAGTTGGCTCTCCTGCTAACAATTTATTTCAACTTAGTTattccatttataaaatcaagataattttattatgttattcgAGTATTACCATACCActaaatgactacataaaatatatatactcaaatttatattttcaaaacataattaataaagctattttcaaaattcCCTTTACCATGCCGGCTCACAGCCTcggaagaagaaaataaaatgcaaaaatcCAGGTGAGGGGGTTCAAGGAAGAACTCCTTCAGTGTAAAGCAGACTTAACTAGTCACTTCTAATCATAAAAGCTAACCAACAAACATGAATAATCCAATCTTATATAACCCTTCAATGAAGTATACTAAGCTGTCTTGGACTTGAGggtctttttctttggtagcctccgGTTAATCGAGTTCTTCATCCCCACGAAATACAGCAATGCACCAAATAGTGCCAGACCCTACATAAGGAACAGATCCAATTAACTTATGTTTGGATGCATTTCACTTGTCCAAGTAAATAGGCATTAATTTGACAGACCTGCAAGAACTCTTGTAGAACAATGAAGTACTGTGGCTCTCCAAACTTATAGTGGTAGAAATCGTGCAGAAGTGGAGTGGCCATTGTCAAGTAAAACATCTGCAGTATTGAAGACGGATGATTAAGGTTAACACATAGTGTACGAACAAATCTAAACGAAGGTGTCAATCAATTTTAGGAGACTGAAATTCCTAACCAGTAGAACAGCACCAGTGAAGCTGCCAAATACAAATAGCAATCCACCCATTCCTTTTAGAGCCATGAATGCTGCTACCACATGCCTTACCTGAAAAAAGTGTCACAAATGTCATATCAGTATCTATTTTTAAGACAGAAAAGAAAGAGTCAAATCTAGTGAAGTAGGAAGCAAAGCAAAAATAACCATTACATCAATTTTTGGTACCCCTGCCCCCAACTTGGATTCAAGAAGATCCTGCAGACCTGCCACTTTTGGAGCCAATTCCTTCGCAGCAGGCCCACCATCATCCCCAAATTCATTGAACCTGCAAAATCACATCGTACGGTGATGAAAGGCATTGGCTGGGAAGAAGGAAATCACCAAGAATTTCAACCAACATTGGTTTGAGAAGGCAAAATATTTGCATCATCGAGGAAGAAGAGGTAAATTTAAGGGGGAAAAGATGCTAtggaaactaaaattgtgagCTTCTTGCTTTTATTTGGATAGTAAGTGTGATATCATAAGAAGAAAGATGCAAACTAGGACACTGTACATTTGAGTACCCATCGGCAAAACACAATAATCAAAAGTACCGCCCCACCCCCATCCACCTCTTGATAGGAGGGGACGACGAAGcagtaaaactcaaaagaaaattactagcaccatttacctttgattacAGCTCTAATTTGAATCATAAACTATCAACAGTCAGCAAAGTACTAGCGGATCTTGGATTACTTTACAACATTTGCATTactcaagaaaatacaataaagtaatGAACCTGCTGTATAGCATGAAATTACAGCTCGGGGGTAAAGATGAAAGTTGTTTGCTATTTAAAAGTTGAATCTGAGGATGAATGAATTTCTTCGCTTCGATTCCACCCCTAAAGCTAGCTCCTACTCCTactcctcctactcctgatggatAGGATCCTCTGACATATTATGACTAAAGGAAAAAGGCGAGTTCTACAACATAAAGGCCAGTGTTCCTGTGGAGTCCTAAAGGAGTAGGAACTTGGCAAGAAATTACCAAACCACCACAAACAAGAACAGAAAACTAGCAAACATAACATTAGCTACCTAAAATTCTTTTAAGAACGAACAGAAAGGTTTTATCCCAGAGCTGAACCATTTGCCCACAACAGCAACAAACAGATTTCCCACGAACGAAAACATATCTAAggaaccatcaagaaaatatcaCTTTCCTTCACCAACACATCTCTCACAAAAATTTTCAGCCAACCATGAGTCAACTTAGCCAACTTGATAGAAGGAAGATAAAAGTTCAAAGAATTCCATCTAACATCAATACCTAACAACGCAATCCAAACGAAACTACAGATCTTAATGTCTTTGGGCAATGAAATTTTTGTATAAGCCTACTGTTAATTGATTACTTGTCATCTTTTATACTTGAACACGTCTGGCTCTTTCAGACTTGTCACTAGGCCATTCCATCCTGTAGATGTTGTCCAAACAGCTCAAAGTTACATTTAGCTAAGTACGAGCCGAGTCGACTGAATGCTTACTAATCTATGACAGATCAAAAATCAAATCGACAATCTAACTCAAGCTCAGCATAAAGCCAAAAATATCATGTTTTTCCACCAGTAATGGATAATTCAAGTAACAGTAATTCCACAACAAAGAGCAAAATGCCCCGAAAGGAGTTATTTTCACCTAACCAATTAGTACAAATGAGTTTACATACACCCACCACATAACAAATTGAAGTCAATACTTTCAATAACCAATTATCACCACATAATAAACTGAAGACAATACTTTCAAAAACCAATTAGCACAAATAGgtatacatgaccaccacataaagaaccaCCCTCAAAGAAATGAACCCATTATCTGACCTTTAGCAGTTTCCCCCTAACATTTAAAAATAACCACTCATTGCatggttcaaaaataaaaatgctgGGCTGTATCTAAAAGGCCCTCTGCTGTCAAAAGCAGTTCAGAAAGAGAATAAACGGAAGTGGGTAAGATAAGGGAAAATGATGGTGGTCCTCAAAGGTAAGTACTATTGAGAAAACATGCTCCTACTCAACTGGTTAGATTTAACTTGAGAAAACTTTGGTCAGAAGCAAAAGCAACTTGGCTCCAAGGGAAACTAAACTGGTTAGTTAGACTTAATCCCATCACCCAACACAAACCTCATCAAGATTGGAACAGGAACTTCAGAAAACAGCTGAAAAACCAAAAGATTAACAAACATAATGAGCACCCACTTTTTAACTTCCAATACCATAGTTCCCACTCAGCTGGAAACAAAATATTCAGCTTACAACTAATTGCATCTAACAGAAAACAGTCAAGTCAAAACCCAACATACCACTAGTTACTAATATGCAAGATTCACAAAGCTCAAATCTATTATCCCTTGAGCTTCAATAGACCACCAAAACCCTTTCCTGCGTCAAACaatgtactcatactacacttttttttttcaaaccgaCATAGCAACGCACCATATATAAACAATATTTAACTCTATACATGTGTACATATGCTAGATCTATCAACACCCACATACTTTTGTTGAACAAAAAATGaaacaaacacacaaaaaaacCAAGAAAGTAAGtaaaaactccaaaatgtaaaGAACAGATCTGAatataaagagaaagaaagaaaaaattacattTGCCAAGCAGAGAGGATGAAAACAGAAGCAAAGAAGACCCTTCCAAGAAATGACAAGAACCCCATTTTTCTCTGTTGTGTTGGCTCTCCAAGCTTGGCTGGGGGAAGACGCTACGAAAATTGAATGAGGAGGAAGAGCGTAGGTGGTGTTTGATGGGGTACTTATATcgacttcaatttctcaaaatttattaaaGTATTGATGATGGCAGAGCTGAAGGGTCtcctctctctatttttttttttttttttttaaacttgttcaattcaaagttttttgtttttattttttattttttatttttaagttgtcTTTTCCCTTTGAGGACTCCACACCATTGGTATAAATTTTGTACACTTTATCTTTTTGAATGTCACTCTATAAAAATATATTGGGTACATTATTATTGTTGCTTATTCGCTAGGGAAAATAAGCTAAAAGGAatctaattataatttataaaacaaaaacaaGTATTATAATACTAAAAGTTATTTTCTATCTTtcacattttaaatttaaaactttcaATTTCCTCCTCCAtcctttctctttttattcatATATGCTtccctttcttttcttctttttccttctctccttcttcttcctcttttcgTATTTGTCATTTTACTTCTTTATTTTCCGTGTCTTATCTTTTTGTCATTTACTCTTCTGAGTTTTATTCTTTTCTaagccttttttttctttatcttcatctaaatttttcttctttttattcgtgtgttttcatcttcttctacttcttcattCAGATTTGGTTGTGAAAGTTTTCAGAGAATATTGGATGAAAAAACTTACAATCGTCGAAAAACAATCGAGAGTTGTTTAAGCAATCGAAGGATGTTGTTTAAACAATCAAGAATtatttaagaaaacaaaaaatattatttaaactaTCAAGAATCATTTAAACATCTACTAGTTGTTTGAAAGTGGTGATGATATGGAGAAGAGTAGAGGATTTTGGAGGGATGTGGATATATACTTTAAACAATCAGGAGTTGTTTAAGAAACGAAAGATGTCGATTAAACAATCGAAAATTATTTAAACATCTAGTAGTTGTTTGAAAGTGATGACGATATAAAAAACTGGAGGTGGTTAGGGAGCGGGGGGTGGATGGGGCTGAGGGGGTGAAGGGGGAGAAGGCAAAAAGTAGTGGAAGGTTTGcgtaaattaaaaaatttatgggTGTTTGAAAATATTTGTCATATAACTAATTAAAATAGTGTCCTTTCTACTTCATACTTAAGAGTTGTgtcctattttctttattttcactctCAAAAGTCCTTTTTAATTCACTCTTCCTTTCAAACCTTTACAATTTTTCACATAAATAAAAGAGTTTTCCCTTAGACTTTTAGAACCTTTTTAACTAACAATTTACAAGCAATATGATGTAATATTCTTTAAGAAAAAGTTAGGAGTTGAAAAAACAGAAGATTTGACCACagtgtcacgatccaaactaCTGGACCGTGCGGGCACCTATGCTATTCTAAgcagctaggagaacccttattacccaactaaacaTATATGGAAGACTTCTGTTTTAGGGGAATATTGGATTAAATATAATaaggtaaattaaatattaataaataaactttttcaaaaactttttacAAGTGTCCTTCACTATCTCAAGACTTGGTCAGACATGTACCATAGCTATCTACTATAACATagactgacaataaaataaataatacaaagactctaacatttgccgggaagaaagtgcagaagttagtgttgaatatcatcatccatctagtaactgtaaactaacctgcatccagtctacactcccagaaggaatgtagaagagtagggtcactACAACCACATGTACTGGCAGGCATCATCGGCTGATCGTGTTAGTTCATATagtcataaaatagaattaaggaaaacaaatcatgacatcttgaatggaatataattcaactaaggttgtaataacattattactttacctatataacttacatcatccaactactcttccaactaCACCAATATTATATTCgttactaacatactctagccacattaattcacacaatcaaccacaatccaacgctaatacatcgttattcctctttattcacctatctttttcattactcatattcacaggaacaaacccATAATCATAGACAACTAAATGCTCTCTTATAATATTagagaatgataactagccattctggtaagctacatttaaaacacgtataaatgaagcaagtcaaccaacatataattaaGTACAAAgtttaactttttcaaatacatatcacacgaTCAAATACTCAACGAAtcaatacaacaataatagatCGAACAGttctcacaaacaagccacataaccatcaagagtatcaactaTACTATAAACATCCATAGACTCCAcataaatatgtacacacatgctatgggacttatttttgcccaaatagtcatgacctgtagggaaCAGTTTATGTTCATataccgtaccggcgtggtacccgatccaacatatacatattcgtatcagcgtggtacccgatctaacatatatatatatccgtacctgcatggtacccgatccaacatatacatatccgtaccggcgtggtacccgatccaatatatacatatccataccggcgtggtacctgatcaaacatatatatatccgtatcggtgcggtacccgatccaatatatatatccgtaccggcgcggtacctgatccaacatatatatattcgtattggcgtggtactcgatccaacatataaatatccgtaccggtgtggtaccgaTCAAATAtttacatatctgtaccggcgtggtactcaatccaacatatacactgtattggtgtggtacccgatccaatatatacatattcgtaccggcgtggtacccgatccaacatatataagtaatatcaatatcaaatttacactatctCACAGCATACAACACGATGTACAaggtttacaagtacacttaaagtcataagacaatttcatcaagtaaattttcaataatcatttgtACACatatcaacaatccaaacatcaataattcgaagcatgtctgaataccaatcaataagtatccaatttaggagtatacacacaattaagtcgagtctaaactccaattaaattaTAACCTATTATATGcattttattaaattcacactATCTTTCGGGATGCAATGCGATGTACTAAATTTATAAGTGTacttaaaatcataaagaaatttGATCAATtgcttttatttatcaatattttaactCTCTCACAGgtattatttcaattattcatCACAATCATCAATAAGTCATTCATGACATTAAtacaaggagttatcattatcaaacaagcctctcataagcacatttcaataaatcatcattatcatcaatttATCCTCTCAAgggcatccaatagataaagtgctttcatcaataccaaaataagaatttcataaaataaatcacattttaacacttaagcatgcaagtcactattggagtatacttactcattaattattaaaatgtcactACCTTTTTCCATATAATATAATCATTACACttattcaagtcatctatcctttagatattactatgctcatcaatactTGATCCTATCATGGTTCTCCTCGTCATATTACTGTCCAATACATGCAgcttaatatcattataactcaactaggttcatcactagaacaactaagaactatcatgtccacatacttcatttacaacaatctccttgAAGTgacatagcacataatatcacAAGTATCACATTATTAATTAGTAATATAGTTTTCAggattaaagttaagttcttGTATCTTTATCCATCTCAACTCCATGCCTGCGGGTCTAGACgtgctttctcccatcaattctaaattatgaaaatataaattaacacaatcttctactcattaaacctagcctacttggacgaCAAGCTTTTGGAAGAAACAAACTGCAACAAAGATgctctttcctttctttcatgccTTGGAAATAttaatcatctaaaaatcaagaaattataagAGTAATAAGTAATTACTCTTCAATCAAATATCTTGGGATTCAAACCTACAAATTCTACcattaattcaaggtctatatcatcccccaaatttaattaatcattaatttgctctttcaagattaactcatctccattaatggagtttttatactAAAGGTCTCATGTTTACGGAATTCAACGTTtgtaaccatcaaaattcataatctaatttatgaaattcatgttagaaatctttaatttatagtttagaatcaactctaggtcatattaaaaacacccatgagtatttcccaaaagaattctaccattaaaggtctttttaaggattctaagatattaatgaattaaaagacgaagaaaataatgaaaaaacttacCACTACAAAGGAAGTTCACCTTAAGCTTtgggaaatcacctctctagggttgAGAAATgaaatttggaatttttttgaCCTAAAATATGGCTGAAGTTGATTTAAATACAACCAGAATTTTTGTTGTTGCGAAATCCTATTTCAGTCTGAACAGTGCTTAGTAAAacaatcataacttcttactctgaATTCAGATTGAGGAACGGTTtgttgcgttggaaagaggactcagatATCTTTGATTTGATAGGAAATAGGACccctaactccttatattctatgagatatgatcatttgcAGTTAGCCCTAATAAAAATCCATATCAAAACTGTGTCagaaagaaagttttatacttaactttgtgttagggatattgtacgaccttaattcatacctaaagaaaTTTTAACACTAatgtattgatattattattcatgaataattaaaattcatcaagcttgagtctatctagacacatccgaaggctaaaatcttcataaaaaatttgaggtgtcctaataaataaaatattggctattttagacccaagttaatattgaggaatgaaaattaagaattttcatgaatttattatgaataatttagtaacgatGAAATGGTTGGTTATAATCATATACCAATTTATCATTCGGTCTCCCCGAATGGGCATTTAGTGAAGAAAGACACGAGGTTGGAATTAGAGAGACATTACTAATAGAGTTGCTTATACTGCACCCAATTCACTCACTCAATATCCTTAACAACCAACCCACATTCTATATTCAATCATTCTatcaaatcttttcaaaatacgaAGATATGGAGTCAAATATTTACACATGAATAACTTATTCTCCTTTCAATGACCTACGTCTTAAACTTGAGTTTATGagagcaaaataaagatggttaaaagattcaccttgaagaagataaatattcaaaaatgatTCTTTTTTTATCGAAGCTCTAGTGCCCCAAATTCAGTTTTAAAAAGTGCTACCAGATGCTACATGAATCTACTACTTAAATTTTCAACACTAGATAAGTCACATCTAATCCACCCAAAACACAAGCTCTCTCCGAGACACTTGACTCAGTTTCTAGCCAATACTACCCCATTGAGAATCTACATTTGATCATATTTAAGCCACCACGGCACTTACAAGTCACACAACTTAGATATCCGCATGAACTCAATCAAGACTATTAAATTCATTCTATAAAGCTAGCTTTAACATTTCACAAACACTATTATTTTCACCTCAAGATCACCCACGATTCAAGCTTAGTATTTACTACCATACATAGATGACAACATAACATCCTACTCATTACACAGTCTTACAACAATTGGCCATAAAGATCCCAAAGAATTATAGCCTACAACACATTCTCTTCCACAATATTGGTAATTTTCACCTAATCATctatacacgcatcaacaatccaaacatcaacaattcaaAGCATGTACAAATACCAGTCAACAAGTATCTAATTTAGGAGTATACACACAATTAAAtcaagtctaaactccaattGAACCGTAGCCTATTATATATATTCTATTAAATTCACACTATTTTTTGGGATGCAATACAACGTATTAAATTTATAAGTGTacttaaaatcataaagaaatttGAACAAGTgctttcatttatcaatattttgactCTCTCATGggtattatttcaataattcatcatgATCATCAACAAGCCATTCATGACATTAATACAAGGAgctatcattatcaaacaagcctctcATAAGCACATtttaataaatcatcattatcaccaatttagcctctcaagggcatccaatagataaagtgctttaatcaataccaaaacaagaatatcataaaataaatcacaatttaacacttaagcatgcaagtcactattggagtatacttactcattaattattaaaatgtcaTTACCCTTTTccatataatacaatcattacACTTATTCAAGTTatctatcctttagatattactatgctcatcaatactTGATCCTATCATGGTTCCCCTCATCATATTATTGTCCAATACATgcaacttaatatcattataactcaactaggtcCATCACTAGAATAACTAAAAACTATCATGTCCACATActtcatttacaacaatctccttaCGGtgacatatcacataatatcataagtatcacataattaatcaataatatagttttccagATTAATGTTAAGTTCTTGTGTCTTTACACAGTCAATATTCAAGATTAGCAAGGTTGCTTTTAAGTTCTGACGATTCCACTAGATCTAGAAGGTAATTTGTTATTTAGTTGGATAATACGAGGGGTGATATCACCAAAATTACACCTCTAAAAAAGTATAAAGCGATCACTAAAttaaatatagaacctaactaggctggggtcgatcccacagggaatatgccAAAATTCTATCAAGTATTTGTCTTGgtaactgaaaaataaataaaagagagagatTTTGTGAAACAAAAGAGCAATAGTAATGATTGTTGGTTGTTGGATTTGTAATCAGTATGAGAAAGCACTAGGATTGTGATCCCCATGACTTCATAACTACACAGTTTCCTCGTGCTAGAAAACTATTCTGATGCATTGCAAGAAAACTCTAACATGATAGGTCTATCTAAACATCTCTCAATCTTAGTTAGAtgaatttcacttttttttatctcGAACTTTGAATGTCTTACTTTTAATCCTTATTGTTAATATCAGATTACTTTTTTTATCCCAGCTTAAGTTATTAGATTAAGGTtgacaactttaatttttttttgttattttctttttctagtgTCTACCTCTCTCTCGAGCAAGTCTAGAATACAGACAagttcctaacatttgcaactgtTAGAAAGTGatcataatgaagaaaatatgaatacatGCAAGTACACTGATCTAAAACTGCCACTCACTTAATATGTTTGGTCAAttcatcatggttcccacaatcctagttgtgctgtttagctactcatagttGCAAGCACACAAGAAtaattcataaatgaaaacatgaatatgaatttacaataaataaaacTCCAAAATCTCAAGTTGAATTAAAACCCTTAGAATCTCACAATATAATGTTGTAAAATATGAAGTAGTGCAAAGAAATGTACAAATAACCCCAATAGATAGaataaaacctatcctaaataaaACAGAAAATCAAAGTCAGTAGTGGCTACGCCTCTGACAATGATTCGTATAGACTAACGACGACTCATTGATAATCTTCCTTCCTATCTGTTATCTGGTTCTTTCTCTATTGGCTACAACTCGTCTAGttaccttatgagtcatagggtgacttATTTCTACTGGAACCATTTTGCATTCTTTTTGGACTTCTCTTGTCTTCTCAGGAGGACTCATTATGATGATCCTTATGTGACCCTACGGGTCGTAACCTCTTGTCGTACTCTGCTTGCCCTTAAGCTGGACATGACCCTAGAATTTCTTAAGTCCTAATGACATCATGCTATGACTCATCATGTGTCTCAATGAGTCATAGTTTGCCCTCGTACCATTGCAACACTTTGTACATCTTTAGAACTGTAGACTTTTCTCTTAGGATTGTTGCTCCCTATGACTTGTAATATAACCCAATGAGTCATAGACAGCTTTTATGGTCATCATTCTCCAATTCTATAAGTCCAAAACTGTGCTGATTTGATGAAGACCGAGGCTATGAGTTGTACTATGACCAAACGACCCGTAGCCTAGTGTCCCTTATCTATACTTGTGCAattccttttcttttctcattcattCATCTCTGAATCGTGTTTTCTTGCAAAACCACAATAGCCATATTATATCAACATAAAAAAGCCTTGGAATTAgcatatttccttattttaagcatcgaaagtactGTGAAATCACATACcacaacaccttcaacttagaacgtttgcatgtcctcaagtaAATAAAACTTTATCTATCACTACGCATAGCCTAGAGTAAACCAAGATCATATTTCACCAAAGATTATTTTTTAACAtgtaattattcaaaaaa
The Capsicum annuum cultivar UCD-10X-F1 chromosome 6, UCD10Xv1.1, whole genome shotgun sequence DNA segment above includes these coding regions:
- the LOC107873199 gene encoding uncharacterized protein LOC107873199, with amino-acid sequence MGFLSFLGRVFFASVFILSAWQMFNEFGDDGGPAAKELAPKVAGLQDLLESKLGAGVPKIDVRHVVAAFMALKGMGGLLFVFGSFTGAVLLMFYLTMATPLLHDFYHYKFGEPQYFIVLQEFLQGLALFGALLYFVGMKNSINRRLPKKKTLKSKTA